A part of Quatrionicoccus australiensis genomic DNA contains:
- the dprA gene encoding DNA-processing protein DprA: MKTTKGLAAWLRLTLIPGIGGERQRKLLAAFGLPEGIFAAGRLAARSVIGETADLLFDFDPGEAVDRSLHWAEDPEQHILTLADEAYPAALLEIADPPNVLYLRGNPALLQQPGLAIVGSRNATPQGLQTAHGFARTLAGQGLTIISGLALGIDAAAHQGALAANGNTIAVIGTGADRIYPARNKELALQIAEQGLIVSEFPLGTPVLAANFPRRNRIISGLSRGVLVVEAAPESGSLITARLAGEQGREVFAIPGSIHSPLARGCHKLIRQGAKLVETADDILEELGNLTANNQLPDEAPHRTEDPLLIALGHDPCSLDQLAERTGYSTEQLLTELLTLELSGVLATLPGNRYQRLN, translated from the coding sequence GTGAAAACAACCAAAGGTCTGGCCGCCTGGCTGCGGCTGACCCTGATCCCCGGAATCGGCGGCGAGAGGCAGAGAAAGCTTCTCGCCGCTTTTGGTTTACCGGAAGGAATTTTCGCCGCCGGCCGGCTGGCTGCGCGCTCGGTCATCGGCGAAACAGCCGACCTGCTGTTTGATTTTGACCCCGGCGAAGCCGTCGACCGTAGCCTGCACTGGGCGGAAGACCCCGAGCAGCACATCCTGACCCTGGCCGACGAAGCCTACCCCGCCGCCCTGCTGGAAATTGCCGACCCGCCCAATGTGCTCTATCTGCGCGGCAACCCGGCGTTGTTGCAACAACCTGGCCTGGCGATCGTCGGCAGTCGCAATGCAACGCCACAGGGCCTGCAGACGGCCCACGGCTTTGCCCGGACGCTTGCCGGACAAGGCTTGACCATCATCAGTGGCCTGGCACTCGGCATCGACGCGGCAGCTCATCAAGGTGCGCTGGCCGCCAACGGAAATACGATTGCCGTCATCGGCACCGGCGCCGACCGAATCTACCCCGCCCGCAACAAGGAACTGGCCCTGCAGATCGCCGAACAGGGCCTGATTGTTTCCGAGTTTCCACTCGGTACACCGGTGCTGGCGGCCAATTTTCCCCGCCGCAACCGGATCATTTCCGGCCTGTCGCGCGGCGTTCTGGTCGTCGAAGCCGCACCGGAAAGCGGTTCGCTGATCACGGCGCGCCTGGCCGGCGAGCAGGGACGCGAAGTTTTTGCCATTCCCGGCTCCATCCACTCCCCGCTTGCCCGGGGCTGCCACAAACTGATCAGGCAAGGCGCCAAGCTGGTCGAAACCGCTGACGACATACTGGAAGAACTGGGCAACCTGACGGCGAACAATCAGCTTCCGGATGAGGCCCCCCATCGGACCGAAGATCCCCTGCTCATCGCCCTTGGCCACGATCCGTGCAGCCTCGACCAACTGGCCGAACGGACCGGTTACAGCACCGAACAACTGCTCACTGAATTGCTGACGCTGGAGCTCTCCGGCGTGCTCGCCACCCTGCCCGGCAACCGCTACCAGCGCCTCAACTAA
- a CDS encoding LysM peptidoglycan-binding domain-containing protein, whose protein sequence is MVRIISALILAVTAFCASAEEPLQLVDNPPDRHIVVRGDTLWGISGKFLKQPWRWPEIWNMNKAEIKNPHWIYPGDVIMLDYVNGKPRLKLGKSVGSTGNGRLQPKVYSEAVQQIVPSIPSNAIEPFLSQPLIIEPGAHDNVARIIASQEDRVFMGSGDTAFVTGIPDASVVNWNIFRPGKALKDPDTGEVLGHEAFFLGSARLVQPGEPASVSIMIAKEEIGRGDRLLPTPPANIVAYVPHRPEQEISGKIVSIYGGLREGGASSVVAINRGRNDALEVGHVLALYRNRVSFGYDEKGKKVSTPIPEERYALAFVFRVFDRVSYALVVESAKSVMIGDSFKNP, encoded by the coding sequence ATGGTTCGCATTATATCCGCGCTCATCCTGGCCGTAACGGCCTTCTGCGCATCTGCCGAAGAGCCGCTTCAACTCGTCGACAATCCCCCTGATCGCCACATCGTTGTCCGCGGTGACACGCTGTGGGGCATTTCCGGCAAATTTCTGAAGCAACCCTGGCGCTGGCCGGAAATCTGGAACATGAACAAGGCCGAGATCAAGAATCCGCACTGGATCTATCCCGGCGACGTGATCATGCTTGACTACGTCAATGGCAAACCGCGTCTGAAACTCGGCAAGTCAGTCGGCAGCACCGGCAACGGCCGCTTGCAGCCGAAGGTATACAGCGAAGCCGTGCAGCAGATCGTGCCGAGCATTCCATCGAACGCAATCGAGCCCTTCCTCTCGCAACCGCTGATCATCGAACCCGGCGCCCACGACAACGTCGCGCGCATCATCGCCTCGCAGGAAGACCGCGTCTTCATGGGCAGCGGCGATACGGCATTTGTGACCGGCATCCCCGATGCCAGTGTCGTCAACTGGAACATCTTCCGTCCGGGCAAGGCCCTGAAGGATCCCGATACTGGTGAAGTGCTCGGTCATGAAGCCTTTTTCCTCGGCAGCGCCCGCCTGGTTCAGCCCGGCGAACCGGCCTCGGTCAGCATCATGATCGCCAAGGAAGAAATCGGTCGCGGTGATCGCCTGCTGCCGACGCCCCCCGCCAATATCGTTGCTTATGTGCCGCATCGCCCGGAACAGGAAATCTCCGGCAAGATCGTCAGCATCTATGGCGGTCTGCGTGAAGGTGGCGCCAGCTCCGTCGTCGCCATCAACCGTGGCCGCAACGACGCACTTGAGGTGGGCCACGTTCTCGCCCTTTACCGCAACCGGGTTTCTTTCGGTTACGACGAAAAAGGCAAAAAGGTCTCCACGCCGATTCCTGAAGAGCGTTACGCACTGGCCTTTGTGTTCCGCGTCTTCGATCGCGTCAGCTATGCGCTGGTGGTTGAGTCGGCAAAATCCGTGATGATCGGCGACTCTTTCAAGAATCCGTGA
- the def gene encoding peptide deformylase — protein MALLPILRFPDVRLKKVAVPVSKIDDGIRKLVADMAETMYEAPGIGLAATQVDVHKQIVVIDITEEKNDLRVFINPRLDQCTGSQEGEEGCLSVPGIYDKVERAEFVTVHYLDLDGKTQSLQADGLLAVCIQHELDHLNGKVFVDHLSQLKQTRIRNKLAKQARVTA, from the coding sequence ATGGCACTTCTACCCATTTTGCGTTTCCCCGATGTCCGGCTGAAAAAAGTTGCCGTACCGGTTTCAAAAATTGACGATGGCATCCGAAAACTGGTCGCCGACATGGCCGAGACCATGTACGAGGCGCCCGGTATCGGCTTGGCCGCGACCCAGGTCGACGTGCATAAGCAGATCGTCGTGATCGATATTACGGAGGAAAAGAACGACCTCCGCGTATTCATCAATCCGCGCCTTGATCAATGCACGGGGTCGCAGGAGGGCGAGGAAGGATGCCTGTCGGTGCCCGGCATCTATGACAAGGTCGAACGGGCCGAATTCGTCACCGTGCATTACCTCGATCTGGATGGCAAGACACAATCCCTGCAGGCCGACGGCCTGCTCGCGGTCTGCATCCAGCACGAACTCGATCATCTGAACGGCAAGGTCTTCGTCGATCACCTGTCGCAACTCAAGCAGACCCGGATCCGGAACAAGCTGGCGAAACAGGCGCGCGTCACCGCATGA
- the fmt gene encoding methionyl-tRNA formyltransferase gives MRLIFAGTPEFAAQALQAIIAAGHDVPLVLTQPDRPAGRGMSLQPSPVKKLALEHGIEVFQPLSLKDAEAQAKIAAIQAEVMVVAAYGLILPQVVLDMPRLGCINIHASLLPRWRGAAPIQRALLAGDAETGVCIMQMEAGLDTGPVLLRGAFPIAPTETTATLHDRLAELGASLAVEALGKLPLPAAAQPVEGITYAHKIEKAEALIDWSKSAAELDRHIRAFNPFPGAQALLRGQTVKLWQAAPVPGQGEIGQILQVDRQAIVVACGSGALAISELQKAGGKRLPVQQFLAGNPLQVGDRFDLPA, from the coding sequence ATGAGGCTGATCTTCGCCGGGACACCGGAATTTGCCGCGCAGGCGCTGCAGGCCATTATTGCAGCGGGTCACGACGTGCCGCTCGTGCTGACCCAGCCCGACCGGCCGGCCGGGCGCGGTATGAGCCTGCAGCCGTCGCCGGTCAAGAAACTGGCGCTCGAACATGGCATCGAGGTCTTCCAGCCCTTGAGCCTGAAGGATGCCGAAGCGCAGGCGAAGATCGCCGCCATTCAGGCCGAGGTGATGGTGGTTGCCGCCTACGGGCTGATCCTGCCGCAAGTCGTGCTCGACATGCCGCGTCTGGGCTGCATCAATATTCACGCTTCGCTGTTGCCGCGCTGGCGTGGTGCCGCACCGATCCAGCGCGCTTTGCTCGCCGGTGATGCCGAGACCGGCGTCTGCATCATGCAGATGGAAGCTGGCCTCGATACCGGGCCGGTGCTGCTGCGCGGCGCTTTCCCGATTGCGCCAACAGAGACGACGGCGACCCTGCACGACCGTCTGGCCGAGCTGGGAGCTTCGCTCGCGGTCGAGGCACTTGGCAAGTTGCCGTTGCCGGCCGCGGCGCAGCCGGTCGAGGGCATCACCTACGCACACAAGATCGAGAAGGCGGAAGCCCTGATCGACTGGTCGAAAAGCGCCGCCGAACTCGATCGCCACATCCGCGCCTTCAATCCGTTTCCTGGCGCCCAAGCCTTGTTGCGCGGCCAGACCGTGAAGCTGTGGCAGGCCGCGCCGGTTCCCGGTCAAGGCGAAATCGGACAGATTTTGCAGGTCGACCGGCAGGCGATCGTCGTGGCCTGTGGTTCCGGGGCGCTGGCGATCAGCGAGTTGC